The following DNA comes from Pseudomonas sp. Tri1.
AATTCGATGAATGTGCTGCAGGTCAGCCAGGCTGTAGGGAGGAGGGCTGAATTCGACGTTGTCCGCTGCGATGGCCGAGAGTTGTTGTTCGGCTTCGCTTAGGGTCAGTTCGTCACGGATATCGAGTTTGTTGCGAAGGACCGTGGAGCCGGGATAGCAATAAGCGTCCTCGCCGACTCCATATTTGTCAGGCATTAGTTCTGGTCTGGGTGAAGGCCTTCAAGACCTCTTCACGCGTTGGCATTTTGCGTTCGCCGTCCGCGAAGGTCACTTTGAAGCCTTCCAGACGGAGGCTGGCCGCGTAGTTGGATCTACGCGTCCTGGCGGCATAGGCTTTTTTGGTTTCAAGGCTGATATTGCCCATGGGGCTGGACCTCAAATCGCGCTGGTGGGCGGATTATAGCCGATCCTGTTGGCATGGCCTACGTCGCGCCTGGACGAATCAAGTTTGACTGTGCGGGGCTGCTTTCGGGCTGACTATTCCAGATTGTGAGCAGTCTTTGATAGTAGGCCTTGGCGCAGTAGATGGTTGATGACGGTTTGATATCCAGTGCCGGCACTTTCGGCGTACTCGCAAGCGGCCTTGATCACTTCATCATCAAGCATGATGGTTATGCGGGTTTTTCCTTCGCTGCTCGTAACGGGACCCCGCTTGGCCGTGCTGAAGTCGTATTCTTCTCTCATAAGCTATCCCTGGGTATTGCGCAGTTCATTTTTAAAGCTATTCGTGCGCCCATGGCTGCGCTTCACCGTACGATAGAATCTTTGATGATGCCAAAGCGTTGAGCACTCATTCGTTTCGAGATTTGTCCTTGTCACCCCTAGCTGCGCAGCTCAATCCATCTCCGGACACCCCATCGGAAATTTTCCTCAAACTGCGTCGCTCCCCGCTGACTATCCACCCAATTACCCCGTGA
Coding sequences within:
- a CDS encoding YhfG family protein gives rise to the protein MGNISLETKKAYAARTRRSNYAASLRLEGFKVTFADGERKMPTREEVLKAFTQTRTNA